From Salvia splendens isolate huo1 chromosome 3, SspV2, whole genome shotgun sequence, a single genomic window includes:
- the LOC121794044 gene encoding transcription factor bHLH100-like, giving the protein MLAISPQYFPYGWAMNDEENLSYFCRERSETSGGNSNDLQSPSLKNGGDDGDGDKKMKKLNHNASERDRRKKMNTLYANLRSLLPHQDHSLSIPATISRVLKYIPELQREVERLSERKERFISSSSLEFKKRRPNYNSAAAASATRITDAEVVIQTSMPKSDKCSLSEAILRLEEQGCVVVNASCFSSFQGRLFYNLHFQAQHGQVIDAQELKEKVWPLM; this is encoded by the exons ATGTTGGCAATTTCTCCTCAATATTTTCCATATGGATGGGCTATGAATGATGAAGAAAACTTGAGCTATTTTTGCAGAGAGAGAAGTGAGACCTCAGGAGGTAATTCCAATGATCTCCAATCTCCCTCACTCAAAAATGGCGGTGACGATGGCGACGGAGATAAGAAGATGAAGAAACTCAACCACAATGCAAGCGAGCGTGATCGCCGCAAGAAGATGAACACTTTGTATGCCAACCTTCGCTCTCTCCTCCCTCATCAAGATCACTCT CTGAGCATTCCGGCCACGATTTCGAGGGTGCTGAAATACATACCTGAGCTGCAGAGAGAGGTGGAGAGATTGAGCGAGAGGAAGGAGAGATTCATCTCAAGCTCATCTCTTGAATTCAAGAAACGACGCCCTAATTATAATTCAGCAGCGGCAGCTTCGGCAACTCGAATCACCGACGCAGAAGTCGTGATTCAGACCTCGATGCCCAAATCAGACAAGTGCTCGCTGTCTGAAGCAATCTTGAGATTGGAGGAACAAGGTTGTGTGGTGGTCAATGCTTCTTGTTTTTCGTCATTTCAAGGCAGGCTTTTCTACAATCTTCATTTTCAG GCACAACATGGTCAAGTGATAGACGCTCAAGAGTTGAAGGAGAAAGTGTGGCCTTTGATGTAG